One genomic region from Fibrobacter sp. encodes:
- a CDS encoding NADP-dependent malic enzyme — protein MTFEEKALAYHANGKPGKIEVVPTKPYSTQTDLGLAYTPGVAVPCLEIEKNPEAAYDYTGKGNLVAVISNGTAVLGLGDIGAVSGKPVMEGKGLLFKIYAGVDVFDIEVNEKDPKKFIEIVKGIAPTFGGINLEDIKAPECFEIEETLKKELDIPVMHDDQHGTAIISSAALINALDIAGKDIDKIKLVVNGAGAAAVACTKLYLSLGVKKENVVMLDSKGVIYKGRGKLTPEKEFFATERTDVKTLEEAIKGADMFLGLSKPNILTKEMIQSMAANPIVFALANPTPEVSYDVATSAREDVIFATGRSDYPNQVNNVIGFPYIFRGALDVRATAINEHMKHAAVRAIAALARKPVPDVVNIAYNSERFSFGRKYIIPKPLDPRLLTDVSIAVAKAAIESGVARKEIKDWDAYADSLRDMMGYDNKLIREYENMARSNPKRVVFTEGLSVNMIKAAIQAKDEGIAFPILLGNPDRIKELAALEKLDVTGIEIVNPRSPEEYKRRMKFAEMYAAENGRNGETFEKAAYEMPEHNHFGMMMVKTGDADALISGSNSSFATNIGLAKKMIGIREDYKHFGALHILSTKKGTFFLADTLVNRDPDTETLVDIAKLTHDAVKFFAHEPVMAMLSYGNFGADKNSSLGTAGSVRDAVKILHEQYPDYAVDGEMQVNVALNKDLRDKKYPFNTIKGQDVNTLIFPCLSSANTTYRMLLEMGVGESIGPVQMGLKKPIHFTDSEASVHDIFNLTVAAVIDAIVQERIDKARPVK, from the coding sequence ATGACCTTCGAAGAAAAGGCTCTCGCATACCACGCCAATGGTAAGCCGGGTAAGATTGAAGTCGTTCCCACCAAGCCCTATAGCACCCAGACCGACCTTGGTTTGGCCTACACTCCGGGCGTTGCTGTTCCCTGTTTGGAAATTGAAAAGAATCCGGAAGCCGCTTATGACTACACCGGCAAGGGCAACTTGGTTGCTGTTATTTCCAACGGTACTGCAGTTTTGGGCCTTGGCGACATTGGCGCCGTCAGCGGCAAGCCTGTGATGGAAGGTAAGGGCCTCCTGTTTAAGATTTACGCTGGTGTGGATGTTTTCGATATCGAAGTCAACGAAAAGGACCCGAAGAAGTTTATCGAAATCGTGAAGGGCATCGCTCCTACCTTCGGCGGCATCAACCTGGAAGACATCAAGGCTCCGGAATGCTTCGAAATCGAAGAAACCCTGAAGAAGGAATTGGACATCCCCGTGATGCACGATGACCAGCACGGTACCGCCATTATTTCCAGCGCTGCTTTGATCAACGCTCTGGATATCGCCGGCAAGGACATCGACAAGATTAAGCTGGTGGTGAACGGCGCAGGTGCTGCTGCTGTGGCTTGCACCAAGCTGTACCTCTCCTTGGGCGTCAAGAAGGAAAACGTGGTGATGCTGGATTCCAAGGGCGTCATCTACAAGGGCCGTGGCAAGCTTACCCCGGAAAAGGAATTCTTCGCCACCGAACGTACCGACGTGAAGACTCTGGAAGAAGCCATCAAGGGTGCAGACATGTTCCTTGGCCTTTCCAAGCCCAACATCCTCACCAAGGAAATGATCCAGTCCATGGCTGCAAATCCGATTGTGTTTGCTCTCGCAAACCCGACCCCGGAAGTTTCCTACGATGTTGCAACCTCCGCTCGTGAAGACGTAATCTTCGCCACCGGCCGTTCCGACTATCCCAACCAGGTGAACAACGTTATCGGCTTCCCCTACATTTTCCGCGGTGCTCTGGACGTTCGCGCAACTGCTATTAACGAACACATGAAGCACGCTGCAGTCCGCGCTATTGCAGCTCTCGCTCGCAAGCCGGTGCCCGATGTGGTGAACATTGCTTACAACTCCGAACGCTTCAGCTTCGGCCGTAAGTACATCATCCCCAAGCCGCTGGATCCGCGCCTCTTGACCGACGTTTCTATTGCTGTGGCCAAGGCTGCAATCGAAAGCGGTGTTGCCCGTAAGGAAATCAAGGACTGGGACGCTTACGCAGACAGCCTCCGCGATATGATGGGCTACGACAACAAGCTGATCCGTGAATACGAAAACATGGCTCGTAGTAACCCGAAGCGTGTGGTATTCACCGAAGGCCTTAGTGTCAACATGATCAAGGCCGCTATCCAGGCCAAGGACGAAGGCATTGCATTCCCGATCCTTTTGGGTAACCCGGATCGCATCAAGGAACTTGCCGCTCTCGAAAAGCTGGATGTTACCGGTATCGAAATTGTGAACCCCCGTTCTCCGGAAGAATACAAGCGTCGCATGAAGTTCGCTGAAATGTACGCTGCTGAAAACGGCCGTAACGGCGAAACCTTCGAAAAGGCTGCCTACGAAATGCCGGAACACAACCACTTCGGTATGATGATGGTGAAGACCGGCGACGCAGATGCTTTGATCTCTGGTTCCAACAGCTCCTTCGCAACCAACATTGGTCTTGCCAAGAAGATGATCGGCATCCGCGAAGACTACAAGCACTTCGGCGCTCTCCACATTCTCTCTACCAAGAAGGGAACTTTCTTCCTGGCAGACACCTTGGTGAACCGCGACCCGGATACCGAAACCCTCGTGGACATCGCCAAGCTCACTCACGACGCCGTGAAGTTCTTTGCTCACGAACCGGTGATGGCAATGCTTTCCTATGGTAACTTTGGTGCTGACAAAAATTCTTCTCTGGGTACCGCAGGTAGCGTCCGTGACGCCGTGAAGATCCTTCACGAACAGTATCCGGATTATGCCGTGGATGGCGAAATGCAGGTGAACGTGGCCTTGAACAAGGACCTTCGCGACAAGAAGTATCCGTTCAACACCATCAAGGGCCAGGACGTGAACACTCTCATCTTCCCGTGCCTCTCCTCTGCAAACACCACCTACAGAATGCTCCTGGAAATGGGCGTTGGCGAATCCATCGGTCCTGTACAGATGGGCTTGAAGAAGCCGATTCACTTCACCGACTCCGAAGCTTCTGTCCATGACATCTTCAACCTGACTGTTGCCGCCGTCATCGACGCAATTGTGCAAGAGAGAATTGACAAGGCTCGTCCGGTTAAGTAA
- a CDS encoding glycoside hydrolase family 5 protein — MNFKRIFSIPCCIGLLFSSANALPTAKEVFAKMGMGYNIGNTLEVPMNPSAWGNDFPTQELIDSVKAAGFNTVRIPCAWYSHSNAIAVDSNWTLYTPDGDENTINAAWQDSVKTVVDYVVKRDMYAILNIHWDNGWLEDHIGTSVDEKINARQKSYWEQIAAKFKDYDEHLLFASTNEPGESGDGLKQDNANTLKAYHETMIKAVRSSGGNNATRTIIVQAPDTDENKAHNYLKGNFPADPAGTDYMMGEFHFYPYTFALMEQDADWGNTVRYWGEGNYSTTDVAHNVKKGAYASPEYVDSVFAMLGEDFKDIPMVIGEFGVIKRLELKGEDLRLHLKSRADYYGRIAELSKKYGFVPCIWDTGDEGNGNMTIIRRNKNRGILDYESLNAMRAAYGLPKFEGNSIDALVEKSLDNSDREMKVIYKAQSDTAETGTLSYGFAAQDWSQYTAMSFDIKFKGSSSSWSGVTLFNMSADWKWNQVNLGDFNDFTGEWQNIKIAFDGSSEPGMDFEDISKVVAIGINVQGVDVDASLELDNIILWKEDGTKVTFMDFNDNKEMKCEGIAVGGLAPSTAPGNETGPSTIKPSAVASGKNAPKLIVNIHRGSGVFFKESTPRNRTSRLVNPLGQSIRK, encoded by the coding sequence ATGAATTTCAAAAGAATTTTCAGCATTCCCTGCTGCATTGGCCTACTATTTAGTTCAGCCAATGCACTTCCCACAGCAAAAGAAGTCTTCGCGAAAATGGGAATGGGTTACAACATCGGAAACACGCTGGAAGTTCCCATGAACCCATCCGCCTGGGGAAACGATTTTCCCACCCAGGAGCTGATCGATTCCGTCAAGGCCGCAGGTTTCAACACGGTCCGCATTCCCTGCGCCTGGTACAGCCATTCCAACGCCATCGCCGTAGATTCCAACTGGACACTTTATACTCCTGACGGAGACGAGAACACCATTAATGCCGCCTGGCAGGATTCCGTAAAGACCGTGGTAGATTACGTAGTCAAGCGAGACATGTATGCCATCCTCAACATCCACTGGGATAACGGCTGGCTGGAAGACCATATCGGAACTTCCGTAGACGAAAAGATCAATGCCCGCCAAAAATCCTACTGGGAGCAGATTGCCGCCAAGTTCAAGGATTACGATGAACATCTGCTGTTCGCCAGCACCAACGAGCCCGGCGAAAGTGGCGACGGACTGAAACAGGACAACGCCAACACACTGAAAGCCTATCACGAGACCATGATCAAGGCCGTTCGCAGTTCCGGCGGTAACAACGCTACACGCACCATCATCGTGCAGGCACCCGACACCGACGAGAACAAGGCTCACAATTACTTGAAGGGAAACTTTCCCGCAGACCCTGCCGGCACCGACTACATGATGGGAGAATTCCACTTCTATCCCTATACGTTCGCCTTGATGGAACAGGATGCTGACTGGGGCAACACCGTGCGTTACTGGGGCGAAGGCAACTACTCCACCACAGATGTCGCTCACAATGTTAAGAAAGGCGCCTACGCCAGCCCCGAATACGTGGATTCCGTCTTCGCCATGCTAGGAGAAGATTTCAAGGACATTCCTATGGTCATCGGTGAATTCGGCGTCATCAAGCGTCTTGAATTGAAAGGCGAAGACCTTCGATTGCATCTGAAGTCTCGCGCCGACTACTACGGCAGAATTGCGGAACTTTCCAAGAAGTACGGATTTGTCCCTTGCATCTGGGATACCGGTGACGAAGGCAACGGCAACATGACCATCATCCGCAGAAACAAGAACCGCGGCATCCTGGATTACGAAAGTCTGAACGCCATGCGTGCCGCTTATGGTTTGCCCAAGTTCGAAGGCAACTCCATCGACGCCCTTGTAGAAAAGAGCTTGGATAATAGCGATCGTGAAATGAAGGTGATTTACAAAGCCCAAAGCGACACCGCAGAAACAGGAACTCTTAGCTACGGCTTTGCCGCCCAGGACTGGAGCCAATATACAGCCATGTCCTTTGACATCAAGTTCAAGGGATCCAGCAGTTCATGGTCTGGAGTAACCCTATTCAACATGTCCGCAGATTGGAAATGGAACCAGGTAAATCTGGGAGACTTCAATGATTTTACCGGAGAATGGCAGAATATCAAGATCGCCTTTGATGGCTCCTCGGAACCGGGCATGGATTTTGAAGACATTTCCAAGGTAGTAGCCATCGGCATCAATGTTCAAGGCGTAGATGTGGATGCCTCCCTGGAACTGGACAACATTATCCTGTGGAAAGAGGACGGCACCAAGGTGACGTTCATGGACTTCAACGACAACAAGGAAATGAAGTGCGAAGGAATTGCCGTGGGAGGTTTGGCCCCCTCCACCGCCCCAGGCAACGAAACAGGCCCTAGCACCATCAAGCCTAGTGCTGTAGCATCCGGTAAAAACGCACCCAAACTCATCGTCAATATTCACCGAGGTTCCGGTGTATTCTTTAAAGAATCAACACCTCGAAACCGAACATCCAGGCTAGTCAACCCCCTCGGACAAAGCATACGGAAATAA